A region from the Bradyrhizobium erythrophlei genome encodes:
- a CDS encoding ATP-binding cassette domain-containing protein yields the protein MDATTNHPPVLEVRGLTKRFGGLTAVKGLSFDLRAGEIFGLIGPNGSGKSTAMKSIMGIERPTSGEVIFQGENVAGMPPHKIARKGFGMVFQHSRPLNRQTVLENIMVALLPDSLFMLFADKALTERAKWIANRVGLGAVMDRRPPTLPFADLRRLELAKAIARDPKVVLVDEPFAGLTLAEVGTFSELIRSFRDEGRAVLLVDHNVKSVAALVDRVLAMYLGEEIVTGRADEVMRNETVRRVYLGGAIETSARPETSFKDKVPLLQVENVSVYYGKAQALENVSIHVHQGEFVSVVGLNGAGKTTLFNAISGFLPYTGEILRDSEKLRGTSPARIARSGIVQCPESRELFGEMSVRENLDLGGQHLSEEAKAKQLAWLFELFPILKERQNQMAQTLSGGEQQMLAIGRALMMQPKILILDEPTLGLAPVILEQLSKALEKLRTTTAITVLLGEQNVTFALPHADRVYVLEHARIVWEGDPRRFAEEAGTGYL from the coding sequence ATGGATGCGACCACCAACCATCCGCCGGTTCTCGAAGTTCGCGGCCTGACCAAGCGTTTCGGCGGCCTCACCGCGGTGAAGGGCCTCAGCTTCGATCTGCGCGCCGGTGAAATCTTCGGCCTGATCGGCCCGAACGGGTCCGGCAAATCGACCGCGATGAAGTCGATCATGGGCATCGAGCGCCCGACCTCGGGCGAAGTCATTTTTCAGGGCGAGAATGTCGCCGGCATGCCGCCGCACAAGATCGCGCGCAAGGGCTTTGGCATGGTGTTCCAGCACTCGCGGCCGCTGAACCGGCAGACCGTGCTGGAGAACATCATGGTAGCACTTTTGCCCGACAGCCTGTTCATGCTGTTCGCCGACAAGGCGCTCACCGAGCGCGCGAAGTGGATCGCCAATCGTGTCGGCCTTGGCGCCGTGATGGATCGCCGGCCGCCGACCTTGCCGTTTGCCGACCTGCGCCGGCTTGAACTGGCAAAGGCGATCGCGCGCGATCCGAAGGTGGTACTGGTCGACGAACCCTTCGCCGGGCTTACGCTCGCCGAAGTCGGCACCTTCTCCGAATTGATCCGCAGTTTTCGCGACGAAGGCCGCGCGGTGCTGCTGGTCGACCATAACGTGAAGAGCGTCGCGGCATTGGTCGACCGGGTGCTGGCGATGTATCTCGGCGAGGAGATCGTCACCGGCCGCGCCGACGAAGTGATGCGCAACGAGACCGTGCGCCGGGTTTATCTCGGCGGCGCGATCGAGACTTCGGCGCGCCCGGAGACCAGCTTCAAGGACAAGGTTCCGCTGCTGCAGGTCGAGAATGTCAGCGTCTATTACGGTAAGGCGCAGGCGCTGGAAAACGTCTCGATCCATGTCCACCAGGGCGAATTCGTCTCCGTGGTGGGGCTGAACGGCGCCGGCAAGACCACGCTGTTCAACGCCATTTCGGGATTTCTCCCCTACACCGGCGAAATCCTCCGCGATAGCGAGAAACTGCGCGGTACCAGCCCGGCGCGGATCGCCCGCAGCGGTATCGTGCAGTGCCCCGAATCGCGCGAGTTGTTCGGCGAGATGAGCGTGCGCGAAAATCTCGATCTCGGCGGGCAACATTTGTCGGAGGAGGCAAAGGCCAAACAGCTGGCGTGGCTGTTCGAGCTGTTTCCGATCCTGAAAGAGCGCCAGAACCAGATGGCGCAGACCCTGTCCGGTGGCGAGCAGCAGATGCTGGCGATCGGCCGGGCATTGATGATGCAGCCGAAAATCCTGATCCTCGATGAACCGACGCTGGGGCTGGCGCCGGTCATTCTCGAACAATTGTCGAAGGCGCTCGAGAAATTGCGCACGACGACCGCGATTACGGTGCTGTTGGGCGAGCAGAACGTCACCTTCGCCCTGCCGCATGCCGACCGGGTCTACGTGCTCGAGCATGCGCGGATCGTCTGGGAAGGCGATCCCAGACGTTTTGCCGAGGAAGCCGGCACCGGCTATCTCTGA
- a CDS encoding cyclase family protein, with the protein MARRLIDISVPLQNDVPADPPGLHPLIQYSDHQQSLPRMLGFFEGLKAEDLPDGEGWAMETVQLSTHNGTHLDAPYHYHPTMNRGERSWTIDEVPLEWCLQPGVKLDFRHLPDGYVATAKDVEDELKRIGHTLSPLEIVVVNTSAGAKYGRPDYVNSGCGMGYEATMYLLERGVRLTGIDGWSWDAPFVYTARKYAETRDASLIWEGHKAGRHIGYCHIEKLHNLEQLPSTGFTVSCFPVKIERASAGWTRAVAIIEG; encoded by the coding sequence ATGGCCAGACGCCTGATCGACATCTCGGTGCCGCTACAGAACGACGTGCCGGCCGATCCGCCGGGGCTGCATCCGCTGATCCAGTACAGCGACCATCAGCAGAGCCTGCCGCGCATGCTCGGCTTCTTTGAAGGCCTGAAGGCCGAAGACCTTCCGGATGGCGAGGGCTGGGCGATGGAGACCGTCCAGCTCTCGACCCATAACGGCACCCATCTCGATGCGCCCTACCATTATCACCCCACCATGAATCGCGGCGAGCGGTCATGGACCATCGACGAGGTGCCGCTGGAATGGTGTTTGCAGCCCGGCGTGAAGCTGGACTTCCGCCATTTGCCCGACGGCTATGTGGCGACGGCAAAAGATGTCGAGGACGAACTCAAGCGCATCGGCCACACGCTGTCGCCGCTCGAGATCGTCGTGGTCAACACCAGCGCCGGCGCCAAATACGGTCGCCCGGATTATGTCAATTCCGGCTGCGGCATGGGTTATGAGGCGACGATGTATCTGCTCGAGCGCGGCGTGCGGCTGACCGGCATCGACGGCTGGAGCTGGGACGCGCCGTTCGTCTACACCGCAAGGAAGTATGCCGAAACCAGGGACGCCAGCCTGATCTGGGAAGGCCACAAGGCTGGGCGGCACATCGGCTATTGCCACATTGAAAAGCTGCACAATCTAGAGCAATTGCCGTCGACCGGATTCACCGTGTCATGCTTCCCGGTCAAGATCGAGCGTGCGTCGGCGGGCTGGACCCGGGCGGTGGCGATCATCGAAGGCTGA
- a CDS encoding CBS domain-containing protein translates to MRAHQIMTQHVIAIGADAPIAEALDTMLRHHVSGLPVIDTDGKLIGIISEGDFIRRAELGTQRKRGRWLSFLVGADRVAADFVHAHGRKVGDIMTPDPLTISEDTPLVRIVEIMESNNVKRLPVVRGNRMVGIVTRSDLLPALADLARHGPSPSSDDDRIREQVIAAIAGAAWAPCRLKVTARDGVVSLDGVVASKNARQATIIAAENVPGVKKVLDNLEARAYPPAEEDLGGGDIVSLQEQPSTTDDEPL, encoded by the coding sequence ATGCGCGCGCATCAAATCATGACCCAGCACGTCATCGCGATCGGTGCCGATGCACCGATCGCCGAGGCGCTTGACACTATGCTGCGGCACCATGTCAGCGGGCTGCCAGTGATCGACACGGACGGCAAACTGATCGGCATCATTTCGGAAGGCGATTTTATTCGCCGCGCGGAGCTCGGAACGCAGCGAAAACGCGGCCGGTGGCTGAGCTTCCTGGTCGGCGCCGACCGGGTCGCAGCGGACTTCGTTCATGCCCATGGCCGCAAGGTCGGCGACATCATGACGCCGGATCCCCTGACCATATCGGAGGATACGCCGCTCGTTAGGATCGTCGAGATCATGGAATCGAACAACGTCAAACGCCTGCCGGTGGTGCGCGGCAATCGCATGGTCGGGATCGTGACCCGCTCGGATTTGTTGCCCGCCCTCGCCGACCTCGCCCGCCATGGGCCGAGCCCATCGTCGGATGACGACCGTATTCGCGAGCAAGTCATCGCGGCCATCGCAGGCGCGGCCTGGGCGCCCTGCAGGCTCAAGGTCACGGCCCGGGACGGGGTCGTGAGCCTGGACGGTGTCGTCGCCAGCAAGAACGCCCGGCAGGCCACGATCATTGCCGCGGAAAACGTTCCGGGCGTCAAGAAAGTACTGGATAATCTCGAGGCGCGCGCCTACCCGCCTGCCGAAGAGGATCTTGGCGGCGGGGATATCGTTTCATTGCAGGAGCAACCGTCGACAACCGATGACGAACCGCTGTGA
- the lon gene encoding endopeptidase La, which yields MSTANEEPASTSSSTANPAESVPIPSDALIIVPVRNTVLFPGVVAPITIGRPKSIAAAQQALREQRPVGIVLQRNPEANDPAPDELHRICTIANIVRYITAPDETHHIICQGIQRARILDFLPGTPFPVGRVLHIPEPTTSSPEIEARFLNLQRLAIETIQLLPQAPPELLAAFQSTTSPAALADLATAYMDIKPEDKQEILETIDLAQRIEKVSRHLAERLEVLRLTAEIGQKTRATFDERQREAILREQMATIQRQLGEGDGKAQEVAELNEAIAKAGMPSEAESQARKEVRRYERMPEAAGEAGMVRSYLDWLIELPWALPPEKTIDIAEARRILDEDHFGLEKIKSRIVEYLAVRKLAPHGKAPILCFVGPPGVGKTSLGQSIARAMDRPFVRVSLGGVHDEAEIRGHRRTYIGALPGNIIQGIKKAGARNCVMMLDEIDKMGRGIQGDPSAAMLEVLDPEQNSTFRDNYLGVPFDLSRVVFVATANMLDTIPGPLQDRMEIISLAGYTEDEKLEIARRYLVRRQLEANGLKPEQAEIETEALRLMIKGYTREAGVRSLEREIGKALRHAAVQIAEGSSNKVTITAKDLTGVLGQPRFEGEIAMRTSVPGVATGLAWTPVGGDILFIEATRVPGKGAFILTGQLGEVMRESVQAALTLVKSRAAQLGIDPALFEKSDIHVHVPAGATPKDGPSAGVAMFTALASLLTNRTVRSDTAMTGEISLRGLVLPVGGIKEKVVAAAAAGLTRVMLPARNRRDFDDIPQGARDRLEFVWLERVDDAIAAALEETKQAAVA from the coding sequence ATGTCGACAGCCAACGAAGAGCCCGCCTCAACGTCGTCGTCCACCGCCAACCCGGCGGAGTCGGTGCCGATCCCGAGCGATGCCCTGATCATCGTTCCCGTGCGTAATACCGTGCTGTTTCCGGGGGTCGTCGCTCCCATCACCATCGGCCGGCCGAAATCGATCGCCGCTGCGCAACAGGCGTTGCGCGAACAGCGGCCGGTCGGGATCGTATTGCAGCGAAACCCCGAGGCGAACGATCCTGCTCCCGACGAACTGCACCGCATCTGCACGATCGCCAATATCGTCCGTTACATTACCGCGCCGGATGAAACCCACCACATCATCTGCCAGGGCATTCAGCGCGCCCGCATTCTCGATTTCCTTCCGGGCACACCGTTCCCAGTGGGGCGGGTGCTGCATATTCCCGAGCCCACCACGAGCTCGCCGGAAATCGAGGCGCGCTTCCTCAACCTGCAAAGGCTGGCCATCGAGACCATCCAGTTACTGCCGCAGGCGCCGCCGGAGCTGCTTGCCGCGTTCCAGTCGACCACCTCGCCGGCCGCGCTGGCCGATCTCGCGACCGCCTATATGGACATCAAGCCGGAGGACAAGCAGGAGATCCTGGAGACCATCGACCTTGCGCAGCGCATAGAGAAGGTTTCGCGGCACCTCGCCGAGCGGCTCGAAGTGCTGCGGCTGACGGCCGAGATCGGCCAGAAGACCAGGGCCACCTTCGATGAACGTCAGCGCGAGGCCATCCTGCGCGAGCAGATGGCGACCATCCAGCGTCAACTGGGCGAAGGCGACGGCAAGGCGCAGGAGGTGGCGGAGCTGAACGAGGCGATCGCCAAGGCGGGGATGCCTTCGGAGGCGGAAAGCCAGGCGCGCAAGGAAGTGCGCCGCTACGAGCGGATGCCGGAGGCAGCCGGCGAGGCCGGCATGGTCCGCAGCTATCTCGACTGGCTGATCGAGCTGCCATGGGCGCTGCCGCCCGAAAAGACCATCGATATCGCCGAGGCGCGACGCATCCTCGACGAGGATCATTTCGGCCTGGAGAAGATCAAGAGCCGGATCGTCGAATATCTGGCGGTCCGCAAACTGGCGCCGCATGGCAAGGCGCCGATCCTGTGCTTCGTCGGACCGCCCGGGGTCGGCAAGACCTCGCTGGGGCAGTCGATCGCTCGCGCCATGGACCGGCCGTTCGTCCGCGTCAGCCTCGGCGGCGTTCATGACGAGGCCGAGATCCGCGGCCACCGCCGCACCTATATCGGCGCCCTGCCCGGCAACATCATCCAGGGCATCAAGAAGGCTGGCGCGCGCAACTGCGTGATGATGCTCGACGAGATCGACAAGATGGGCCGCGGCATCCAGGGCGATCCATCGGCCGCGATGCTCGAGGTCCTCGACCCCGAGCAGAATTCGACGTTCCGCGACAATTACCTCGGCGTTCCCTTCGATCTGTCGCGCGTGGTGTTCGTCGCCACCGCCAACATGCTGGACACGATCCCGGGGCCGCTGCAGGACCGCATGGAGATCATCAGCCTGGCGGGCTATACCGAGGATGAAAAGCTCGAAATCGCGCGGCGCTATCTGGTTCGCCGTCAGCTCGAGGCCAACGGCTTGAAGCCGGAACAGGCCGAGATCGAAACGGAAGCGTTGCGGCTGATGATCAAGGGTTACACCCGCGAGGCCGGCGTCCGTTCGCTGGAGCGGGAAATCGGCAAGGCGCTGCGTCATGCCGCGGTGCAGATCGCCGAGGGCTCGTCGAACAAGGTCACCATCACGGCCAAGGACCTCACGGGTGTGCTTGGCCAGCCCCGTTTCGAAGGCGAGATTGCCATGCGCACCAGCGTGCCCGGGGTTGCGACCGGGCTCGCGTGGACGCCGGTCGGCGGCGACATCCTTTTTATCGAGGCCACGCGGGTTCCCGGCAAAGGTGCCTTCATCCTGACCGGGCAGCTCGGCGAAGTCATGCGTGAAAGCGTGCAGGCCGCGCTGACGCTGGTGAAGAGCCGCGCCGCCCAGCTCGGGATCGATCCCGCGCTGTTCGAGAAGAGCGACATCCACGTCCACGTCCCCGCCGGCGCCACGCCGAAGGACGGGCCGAGCGCGGGCGTCGCGATGTTCACCGCGCTTGCCTCCCTGCTCACCAATCGCACGGTGAGGAGCGACACCGCGATGACCGGCGAGATCTCGCTGCGCGGCCTGGTGCTGCCGGTCGGCGGCATCAAGGAGAAAGTGGTCGCGGCCGCCGCGGCCGGCCTGACGCGGGTGATGCTGCCGGCGCGGAACCGGCGGGATTTTGACGACATTCCGCAAGGCGCCCGCGACCGGCTGGAATTCGTCTGGCTCGAGCGCGTCGACGATGCGATTGCCGCGGCGCTGGAGGAAACCAAACAGGCGGCGGTGGCGTGA
- a CDS encoding Hsp20/alpha crystallin family protein, with product MSTKDPVNWMLSEAIDSLARAERLRQQFFSLQSRAGSREPSWEPPIDVLETDREILILVALPGVDPEHVEAVIENGTLVVSGQRVLPVELRNARIHRLELPQGRFERRIILPTGRYAVSRFAVNGCIVLRLAKAL from the coding sequence ATGTCGACAAAGGACCCCGTCAACTGGATGTTGTCCGAGGCGATCGATTCACTGGCGCGCGCCGAACGGCTGCGCCAGCAGTTCTTCAGCCTGCAGTCGAGGGCAGGCTCCCGCGAGCCCAGCTGGGAACCCCCGATCGACGTGCTGGAAACCGACCGGGAGATTCTGATTCTCGTCGCGCTTCCCGGCGTCGATCCGGAGCATGTCGAAGCCGTAATCGAAAACGGAACGCTTGTCGTGAGCGGACAACGGGTGCTGCCCGTCGAACTGCGCAACGCCCGGATTCACCGGCTGGAGCTTCCACAAGGTCGCTTCGAACGCCGCATTATACTGCCCACGGGACGCTACGCGGTCAGCCGCTTCGCCGTGAATGGATGCATCGTATTGCGCCTGGCCAAGGCTCTGTGA